From the Streptomyces syringium genome, one window contains:
- a CDS encoding sulfite oxidase-like oxidoreductase — translation MGQSESRKGEQLQLPPGQRLQRGWPVTHYGPVPKFKADRWEFRVFGSTADGDKRCWNHEDFSALPYSTVVADLHCVTKYSMLGAEWGGVSARTILELAPPAPEVTHVMVWAEYGFSSNLRLADFTAEQTIFATHKDGEPLTAEHGFPVRLVVPHLYAWKGPKWVRGVEYMTADRRGFWEERGYHNVGDPWREQRYSYQEEPGDGPEL, via the coding sequence ATGGGTCAGTCGGAAAGCCGCAAAGGGGAACAGCTTCAGCTGCCTCCGGGGCAGCGTCTCCAGCGCGGCTGGCCGGTGACGCACTACGGACCGGTGCCGAAGTTCAAGGCCGACCGCTGGGAGTTCCGCGTCTTCGGTTCGACCGCCGACGGTGACAAGCGCTGCTGGAACCATGAGGACTTCTCCGCCCTGCCGTATTCGACGGTCGTCGCGGATCTGCACTGCGTCACGAAGTACAGCATGCTCGGCGCCGAATGGGGTGGGGTTTCGGCCCGGACGATCCTCGAACTCGCACCGCCCGCACCCGAGGTCACGCATGTGATGGTGTGGGCCGAGTACGGTTTCAGCTCAAATCTGCGGCTTGCCGATTTCACCGCGGAGCAGACCATTTTCGCCACCCACAAGGACGGCGAACCGCTCACCGCCGAGCACGGCTTCCCGGTCCGCCTCGTCGTACCGCACCTGTATGCCTGGAAGGGCCCGAAATGGGTGCGCGGCGTCGAATACATGACCGCCGACCGCCGGGGCTTCTGGGAAGAGCGCGGCTATCACAACGTCGGCGACCCCTGGCGCGAGCAGCGCTACTCCTACCAGGAGGAACCCGGCGACGGCCCGGAGCTGTGA
- the bfr gene encoding bacterioferritin: protein MQGDPEVIEFLNEQLTAELTAINQYFLHAKMQENFGWPKLAKHTRAESFDEMKHAEILTDRILFLDGLPNYQRLFHVRIGQTVTEMFQADRQVEVEAIDRLKRGVEVMRAKGDITSANIFESILEDEESHIDYLDTQLDLVEKLGEPLYLAQLIEQPDS, encoded by the coding sequence ATGCAGGGCGACCCCGAGGTCATCGAATTTCTCAATGAGCAGCTGACTGCCGAGCTGACGGCCATCAACCAGTACTTCCTGCACGCGAAGATGCAGGAGAACTTCGGCTGGCCCAAGCTCGCGAAGCACACCAGGGCCGAGTCGTTCGACGAGATGAAGCACGCGGAGATCCTGACCGACCGGATCCTGTTCCTGGACGGGCTGCCGAACTACCAGCGGCTCTTCCACGTCCGGATCGGACAGACGGTGACCGAGATGTTCCAGGCCGACCGGCAGGTGGAGGTCGAGGCCATCGACCGCCTCAAGCGCGGCGTGGAGGTCATGCGGGCCAAGGGCGACATCACCTCGGCGAACATCTTCGAGTCGATCCTCGAGGACGAGGAGAGCCACATCGACTATCTCGACACCCAGCTGGACCTGGTCGAGAAGCTCGGCGAGCCGCTGTACCTCGCCCAGCTGATCGAGCAGCCGGACAGCTGA
- a CDS encoding (2Fe-2S)-binding protein, which produces MNRVYVCSCFGITEQQVREHADRGACTPRQIASVSKAGTDCGSCVRRIQGILGRGACPRRELADQGDPEVLSAELTAIPEAQAA; this is translated from the coding sequence GTGAACCGCGTGTACGTCTGCTCATGCTTCGGGATCACCGAGCAGCAGGTGCGCGAGCACGCGGACCGCGGGGCGTGCACGCCCCGCCAGATAGCCTCCGTGAGCAAGGCCGGCACCGACTGCGGCAGCTGTGTCCGCCGCATCCAGGGCATTCTCGGGCGTGGCGCGTGCCCCCGCCGTGAGCTCGCCGATCAGGGCGACCCGGAGGTCCTCAGCGCCGAGCTGACCGCGATACCCGAGGCGCAGGCGGCCTGA